Proteins encoded together in one Priestia aryabhattai window:
- a CDS encoding sigma-70 family RNA polymerase sigma factor — protein sequence MTQLYSQQEKQHDTKCIFHTFLTNHSATLQTHLMNTFLTPERYERLQKAVVKNDTKEQRLLNKEFHQFYSEVRLLHYINKLCRHYSRDAMRVKEKERSYIPLRLQQPVALDGNRTVEDMVGVQDGAVWEHEFLANQLENRILHHAFRQLTAKQQCMLHLIIVERWTHKEIAAYFSISQQAVSNHYQRALSKLKKIMKVSDRYV from the coding sequence ATGACTCAGCTCTATTCGCAGCAAGAAAAGCAGCACGACACAAAATGTATCTTTCATACATTTCTTACAAACCACAGCGCAACTCTTCAGACTCATTTAATGAATACATTTTTGACACCAGAACGCTATGAGCGATTACAAAAAGCGGTTGTTAAAAATGATACAAAAGAACAAAGACTTCTAAACAAAGAATTTCATCAGTTTTATAGCGAAGTTAGATTGCTTCATTATATTAACAAGCTTTGCAGACATTATTCCAGAGATGCCATGCGAGTAAAAGAAAAAGAGCGTTCTTATATTCCTCTTCGCCTCCAGCAGCCGGTTGCGCTAGATGGAAACCGAACAGTTGAAGATATGGTAGGGGTACAGGACGGAGCTGTATGGGAGCATGAATTTTTAGCGAATCAACTTGAAAATCGTATTCTTCACCATGCATTTCGACAATTAACGGCCAAGCAGCAGTGTATGTTGCACTTGATTATTGTCGAACGCTGGACTCATAAAGAAATCGCTGCTTATTTTTCTATCTCTCAGCAAGCGGTTTCTAACCATTATCAACGTGCGCTAAGCAAGTTGAAAAAAATTATGAAGGTGAGTGATAGATATGTTTGA
- a CDS encoding YvrJ family protein, with amino-acid sequence MFDPQWLQLVGNVGFPAVLSFYLLLRVENNIKRLEEKVEELTIDLRKK; translated from the coding sequence ATGTTTGATCCTCAGTGGCTTCAACTGGTTGGAAACGTAGGATTTCCCGCTGTCCTTTCTTTTTACTTATTACTGCGTGTAGAAAACAATATAAAGCGACTTGAAGAAAAAGTGGAAGAATTAACAATTGATTTAAGAAAGAAGTGA
- a CDS encoding helix-turn-helix domain-containing protein, which produces METLYELVNKVKAGDEEASRRLLKKLEPKLNKAVQSFSLHEREDVKQDLKIKILSAVKTFDFSQTPGLWEFLRHK; this is translated from the coding sequence ATGGAAACTCTATATGAACTTGTAAATAAAGTAAAAGCTGGAGATGAAGAAGCGTCAAGGCGTTTATTGAAAAAACTGGAACCAAAACTAAATAAAGCTGTCCAAAGCTTTTCACTACATGAGAGAGAAGACGTAAAGCAAGATTTAAAGATTAAAATTCTTTCCGCTGTTAAGACGTTTGATTTTTCCCAAACGCCAGGACTTTGGGAATTTTTACGTCATAAATAA
- a CDS encoding twin-arginine translocase TatA/TatE family subunit: protein MNLGFGEIALIVFVALLLFGPKKLPELGKAAGKTLKEFKNATKGIMEEDEKEKAPPK from the coding sequence ATGAACCTTGGGTTTGGAGAAATTGCCTTAATTGTATTTGTCGCTCTATTGCTTTTTGGTCCAAAGAAATTGCCCGAACTAGGCAAAGCTGCCGGAAAAACGTTAAAAGAGTTTAAAAACGCTACAAAAGGAATTATGGAAGAAGACGAAAAAGAAAAAGCACCTCCTAAATAA
- a CDS encoding DMT family transporter, whose translation MAWIALIAAGFCEVGFVIFLKLSDGFKRLFPSIGFILFGAGSFYFLSLALKEIPIGTAYGIWTGVGAAGSVLLGMLFFHEAKDMRRILFIFCIVAGVIGLKITG comes from the coding sequence ATGGCTTGGATTGCATTAATAGCTGCCGGTTTTTGCGAAGTGGGATTTGTGATTTTCTTAAAACTTTCAGATGGATTTAAGCGACTGTTTCCTTCGATTGGATTTATACTTTTCGGTGCAGGAAGTTTTTACTTTCTCTCCTTAGCATTAAAGGAAATACCTATTGGAACAGCTTACGGCATATGGACGGGAGTAGGAGCTGCCGGAAGTGTACTTCTTGGCATGCTTTTCTTTCATGAAGCAAAAGATATGCGTCGAATTCTATTTATTTTTTGTATTGTAGCAGGTGTAATCGGCCTTAAAATCACTGGATAA